Proteins from a single region of Leuconostoc gasicomitatum LMG 18811:
- a CDS encoding DMT family transporter: MPWIYLLLAGFSEILWSTTMKLSHGFTKVGWASLTVIGLIASMFFLLQAVKYLPFSLAYPIWTGIGAVGSVVIGVILFHDQFPPITWFFIILLVVAIIGIKVTAGE, encoded by the coding sequence ATGCCATGGATTTATTTGTTACTTGCAGGTTTTTCGGAAATACTTTGGTCAACTACTATGAAATTAAGTCATGGTTTTACAAAAGTTGGTTGGGCAAGTTTGACAGTTATTGGTTTGATTGCAAGTATGTTCTTTTTATTACAAGCAGTGAAGTATTTGCCATTTAGTTTAGCTTATCCAATTTGGACAGGGATTGGGGCAGTTGGATCAGTGGTAATTGGTGTCATATTATTTCACGATCAATTCCCACCTATTACTTGGTTTTTTATTATTTTATTAGTTGTTGCAATTATTGGTATTAAAGTAACTGCCGGGGAGTAA
- a CDS encoding HdeD family acid-resistance protein, whose product MSDEFFVKVRRAIGFDGLISIIIGAFILFLPGRSARAVAGMMGAALIAAGLFKLLSVFKKDSVNGTTRLGHLISSVIYIVAGLFIFIDMQAAAVSLILVVGILTGMAWLIEGIIQLTILNQISTNKFWSILSAVISVLGGLSLLFSPLLGGILVWTFFGVTLLIIGIFKIIQYVTLKK is encoded by the coding sequence CTTTGATGGACTGATTTCTATAATTATCGGTGCCTTTATATTATTCCTGCCTGGTCGAAGCGCTAGAGCAGTTGCTGGAATGATGGGTGCTGCTTTAATCGCAGCTGGGTTGTTCAAATTGCTTTCTGTGTTTAAAAAGGATAGCGTTAATGGCACCACCAGATTGGGACACTTAATCAGTTCTGTTATCTACATAGTTGCTGGTTTATTTATATTCATAGACATGCAAGCGGCCGCTGTATCACTCATTTTAGTAGTTGGTATATTGACGGGTATGGCATGGTTAATTGAGGGGATTATTCAGCTTACAATTTTAAATCAGATTAGCACTAACAAGTTTTGGTCAATCTTATCAGCAGTGATTAGTGTATTAGGCGGTTTAAGTCTATTATTTAGCCCATTATTGGGTGGTATACTTGTATGGACGTTCTTCGGTGTTACTTTGTTAATCATTGGAATTTTTAAGATAATACAATACGTCACTTTAAAAAAATAG
- a CDS encoding MepB family protein: MNQSLELIKRGVTTELAYNVEQMSEESQNVLYEGFRFRLKNKTFRSRLAKKTPTKKGYFVAFWEKDNHAKNKPFDYESSPDFLIINVIDFKNQGQFIFPKALLAQKKILLSLNSKGKMAIRVYPEWVKELNKTAFQTQQWQLHYFIDLSKDLIDVSKLKQLYTI, encoded by the coding sequence ATGAACCAGTCTCTCGAGTTAATAAAAAGAGGGGTCACAACTGAATTGGCGTATAATGTTGAACAAATGAGTGAGGAATCGCAAAATGTATTGTATGAAGGATTCAGATTCCGACTAAAAAATAAAACGTTTCGGAGTCGGCTAGCAAAAAAAACACCTACAAAAAAGGGCTATTTTGTTGCTTTTTGGGAAAAAGATAATCATGCTAAAAATAAACCGTTTGATTATGAAAGCAGTCCCGATTTTTTAATAATTAATGTGATTGATTTTAAAAACCAAGGGCAATTTATATTTCCTAAAGCATTATTAGCGCAAAAAAAAATATTGTTATCATTGAATTCAAAAGGAAAGATGGCAATAAGGGTTTATCCAGAGTGGGTGAAGGAATTAAATAAAACTGCTTTTCAAACACAACAATGGCAACTGCATTATTTTATTGATCTATCAAAAGATTTAATAGATGTCTCTAAATTAAAGCAGTTATATACAATTTGA